A single window of Flavobacterium sp. 140616W15 DNA harbors:
- the gldB gene encoding gliding motility lipoprotein GldB, producing the protein MKIYRFAIALCVFFLSCDKKSKIEKAVEEIPVDIKVERFDKVFFETQPKDLAKIKKEYPFFFPAGNDDSVWLEKMQNPLWRELYAEVQKKYGDFEPVRKEFNSLFQHIEYYFPKTKTPKVITIISEMDYNNKAIYADSLVIVALELYLGKEHKFYQFPNYIKENFEEKQIMPDVVSSFSLKKISPITDKNLISKMVYYGKQLYLKDLLLPDYTDADKIGYTPEHIKWCEENEGYMWRYFIEKEMLYSDDAKLTSRFINTAPFSKFYLEIDNESPGRVGTWIGWQIVRSYMKNNDVSIEELLKTNAKEIFEKSKYKPKK; encoded by the coding sequence ATGAAAATATATCGGTTTGCTATCGCTCTATGTGTCTTTTTTTTGTCATGTGATAAAAAAAGCAAAATTGAAAAAGCAGTAGAAGAAATTCCAGTAGATATTAAAGTGGAGCGTTTTGATAAAGTGTTTTTTGAGACCCAGCCCAAAGATTTAGCTAAAATAAAAAAAGAATACCCTTTTTTCTTTCCAGCAGGTAATGATGACTCGGTATGGTTAGAAAAAATGCAAAACCCGCTTTGGAGAGAGTTGTATGCTGAAGTTCAGAAGAAGTATGGAGACTTTGAGCCAGTTCGTAAAGAATTCAATAGTTTGTTTCAGCATATAGAGTATTATTTTCCTAAAACAAAAACACCGAAAGTAATTACTATAATATCCGAAATGGATTATAATAATAAAGCGATTTATGCGGATAGTTTGGTTATTGTTGCACTTGAATTGTATTTAGGGAAAGAACATAAGTTTTATCAATTTCCGAATTATATAAAGGAGAATTTTGAAGAGAAGCAAATTATGCCAGATGTAGTTTCTAGTTTCTCACTAAAGAAAATTTCGCCAATCACAGATAAGAATTTGATAAGCAAAATGGTGTATTATGGAAAGCAATTGTATTTAAAAGATTTACTTTTGCCTGATTATACCGATGCGGATAAAATAGGATATACACCAGAACATATTAAATGGTGTGAGGAAAATGAAGGCTATATGTGGCGCTATTTTATAGAAAAAGAGATGTTGTATAGTGATGATGCAAAACTTACATCACGATTTATAAATACAGCACCATTTTCTAAGTTTTACCTCGAAATAGATAACGAATCACCAGGACGCGTTGGAACCTGGATTGGATGGCAAATTGTACGTTCGTATATGAAGAACAACGATGTGTCAATAGAAGAATTGTTAAAAACCAACGCAAAAGAAATTTTTGAAAAGTCAAAATATAAACCTAAGAAGTAA
- the yihA gene encoding ribosome biogenesis GTP-binding protein YihA/YsxC: protein MKINTAEFIISNSDVSKCPKDFLPEYAFIGRSNVGKSSLINMLTNHKNLAKTSGRPGKTQLINHFLINNNWFLVDLPGYGYAKVSKKTKSVFQQFITDYFETREQLVCAFVLIDIRHEAQAIDIEFMSYMGESEIPFCIIFTKADKISKTKIDSHIAAYKKKMFANNWAEMPHYFVTSATESIGKDAVLDYIDGVNQEVFKNNSQF from the coding sequence ATGAAAATAAATACCGCCGAATTTATAATCAGTAATTCAGATGTTAGCAAATGTCCTAAGGACTTCTTGCCTGAATATGCTTTTATAGGAAGATCAAACGTAGGAAAGTCTTCTTTGATCAACATGTTGACCAATCATAAAAACTTAGCAAAAACTTCTGGTCGTCCTGGAAAAACACAATTGATAAATCATTTCCTGATTAACAACAATTGGTTCCTTGTCGACTTACCAGGGTATGGTTATGCTAAAGTTTCTAAAAAAACAAAATCTGTTTTCCAACAGTTCATCACCGATTACTTTGAAACGCGCGAACAATTAGTTTGTGCCTTTGTATTAATCGATATTCGTCATGAAGCCCAAGCTATCGATATTGAATTTATGTCATATATGGGTGAAAGCGAAATTCCGTTTTGCATTATTTTTACGAAAGCCGATAAAATAAGTAAAACAAAAATTGATTCTCATATCGCTGCTTACAAAAAGAAAATGTTTGCCAATAACTGGGCCGAAATGCCTCATTATTTTGTAACATCTGCAACGGAATCTATTGGTAAAGATGCTGTTTTAGATTACATTGACGGAGTAAACCAAGAGGTATTTAAAAACAATAGCCAGTTTTAA
- the gldC gene encoding gliding motility protein GldC has translation MSDNKQTSEIKFLIELDENRVPEKLKWSAKDGGVEAQDAKAIMLSIWDSKVQETMRIDLWTKDMPVDEMKIFFHQTLVAMADTFKRATDDEKMSDTMKDFCDYFAEKLELKKS, from the coding sequence ATGTCAGATAATAAACAAACCTCAGAAATTAAATTCCTTATAGAGTTAGATGAGAATCGAGTACCAGAAAAATTAAAATGGTCTGCAAAAGATGGAGGAGTCGAAGCTCAAGATGCAAAAGCAATTATGCTTTCTATTTGGGATAGTAAAGTGCAGGAAACTATGCGTATTGATTTATGGACAAAAGATATGCCGGTAGATGAAATGAAAATTTTCTTTCATCAAACTTTAGTAGCAATGGCAGATACGTTTAAGCGCGCTACAGACGATGAGAAAATGTCAGATACAATGAAAGATTTCTGTGATTATTTTGCAGAGAAATTAGAATTGAAAAAGTCATAA